One window of the Niallia circulans genome contains the following:
- a CDS encoding dipeptide epimerase — MKITKIETFRVAVPLIKPFKTALRTVTIAESVYVKIICENGIVGWGEAPPTLVITGDSLKSIEASIHEVFKPYLLSKSILQLELLLQGIQQILVGNVSAKAAIDMALYDCFSQYCKLPLYQLLGGYNNTLETDYTVSVNDPVEMGEDAMSYVKQGFNVLKIKVGKDEIQTDINRIIEIRRRVGSEIKLRLDANQGWSPKEAVVAIRKMEDLGLNVELVEQPVKADDIQGLKKVTDSVDTLIMADEAVFTPQQAFEVLKTRSADLINIKLMKSGGIYRAQVINHLAEVSGMECMVGSMIETKLGITAAAHFAASKKNITRYDFDAPLMLARDIVDGGVQYDGRNIILSKQFGLGINHILVHEKENVG; from the coding sequence GTGAAAATAACTAAAATCGAAACATTCCGTGTAGCAGTTCCATTAATTAAACCTTTTAAGACAGCATTACGAACCGTAACGATTGCTGAGTCTGTATATGTAAAGATTATATGCGAAAACGGAATTGTTGGTTGGGGAGAAGCACCGCCGACTTTAGTAATAACAGGAGACAGTCTAAAAAGCATCGAAGCATCCATTCATGAAGTGTTCAAACCTTATTTATTGAGCAAAAGCATTTTGCAGCTCGAATTATTGCTTCAAGGAATCCAGCAAATACTGGTTGGAAATGTGAGTGCAAAAGCCGCGATTGATATGGCTCTATATGACTGTTTTTCCCAATACTGTAAGCTGCCGCTTTATCAATTATTGGGTGGATATAATAATACATTGGAAACAGATTATACAGTTAGTGTTAATGACCCGGTAGAAATGGGAGAAGACGCAATGAGCTATGTTAAACAAGGGTTTAATGTATTAAAGATTAAAGTGGGAAAAGATGAAATACAAACAGATATTAATAGAATAATAGAGATTAGAAGAAGAGTAGGAAGTGAAATTAAATTAAGACTGGACGCTAACCAAGGCTGGAGTCCGAAAGAGGCAGTTGTAGCTATAAGAAAAATGGAGGATTTAGGACTTAACGTCGAATTAGTGGAACAGCCAGTTAAAGCGGATGATATACAAGGTTTAAAGAAGGTAACTGATTCAGTAGATACATTAATTATGGCTGATGAGGCTGTATTTACTCCCCAGCAAGCCTTTGAGGTGCTGAAAACACGCAGTGCAGATTTAATTAATATTAAATTAATGAAATCAGGGGGTATCTACCGTGCCCAGGTTATTAATCATTTAGCTGAAGTTTCAGGAATGGAATGTATGGTCGGAAGTATGATTGAAACTAAATTAGGGATAACTGCTGCGGCCCATTTTGCAGCAAGTAAAAAGAATATAACTCGTTATGATTTTGATGCACCGCTGATGCTGGCCCGAGACATAGTAGATGGCGGTGTTCAATATGACGGAAGAAACATCATTTTATCTAAGCAATTTGGTTTGGGGATAAATCATATTCTTGTACACGAAAAGGAGAATGTGGGATGA
- a CDS encoding ABC transporter ATP-binding protein, which produces MTQQVLLKVENVSKHFELEKNTTLQAVSNVSFSIKKGETFGIVGESGCGKSTLGRTIMGLYKASNGQVLYNDINMGSMSEKDNFSFRRKMQMIFQDPYASLNPRSTVREILAEPLEIHGVYRTKEEKNARIDELLESVGLNREHANRFPHEFSGGQRQRIGIARALALEPEFIIADEPISALDVSVQAQVVNLLKRLQREKQLTYLFIAHDLSMVKQISDRIGVMYLGNLVELTDSKALYSNPLHPYTQALLSAIPIPDPDIEDKRERIILKGELPSPVDPPSGCVFRTRCPHAMDICANEKPAWQERENGHFVACHLY; this is translated from the coding sequence ATGACACAGCAGGTTCTATTGAAAGTAGAAAATGTATCGAAGCATTTTGAATTAGAGAAGAATACGACATTACAAGCTGTATCCAATGTATCCTTTTCTATCAAGAAAGGAGAAACATTTGGTATTGTCGGTGAATCGGGCTGTGGAAAATCGACATTAGGCAGAACGATTATGGGATTATATAAAGCATCGAATGGGCAAGTTTTATACAATGATATCAATATGGGAAGTATGTCTGAAAAGGATAATTTTTCATTTCGACGAAAAATGCAAATGATTTTTCAGGATCCCTATGCTTCGTTAAATCCTCGTTCCACGGTTCGCGAGATTCTAGCAGAGCCTTTAGAAATTCATGGAGTCTATCGAACAAAGGAAGAAAAAAATGCTCGTATAGATGAGTTATTAGAAAGTGTAGGGCTGAATAGAGAACATGCCAATCGTTTTCCCCATGAATTTAGCGGGGGACAAAGACAAAGAATTGGCATTGCGAGAGCATTAGCCTTAGAGCCGGAATTTATCATTGCAGATGAGCCGATCTCCGCACTAGATGTTTCTGTGCAAGCACAAGTAGTAAATCTATTAAAAAGGCTGCAAAGAGAAAAACAATTAACCTATCTATTTATAGCCCATGATTTATCGATGGTAAAGCAGATCAGTGATCGAATTGGTGTCATGTACTTAGGGAATTTAGTAGAGTTAACAGACAGTAAGGCATTGTATTCCAATCCCCTACATCCATATACACAGGCGCTTCTTTCTGCTATTCCTATTCCAGATCCAGATATAGAAGACAAAAGAGAAAGAATTATCTTAAAAGGAGAATTACCAAGTCCAGTTGACCCGCCAAGTGGTTGTGTTTTTCGAACCCGCTGTCCCCATGCGATGGATATTTGTGCCAATGAAAAGCCAGCTTGGCAAGAGCGAGAAAATGGCCATTTTGTAGCCTGTCACCTTTATTAG
- the murB gene encoding UDP-N-acetylmuramate dehydrogenase, translating into MNKNILLKKFLEILPKESVKMDEALNKYTYTKIGGKADFLLFPLTYEQLQSAYKLALTQNVPITILGNGSNVLIRDGGIRGVVFNLTKLEGISLAGNKVIAQSGAAIIETSRFALEHSLTGLEFACGIPGSVGGALYMNAGAYGGEVADVLESAKVLTKTGEIQTVTKEELELGYRTSSIEKNGWVALEGTFSLQTGEYAEIKAKMDELTFLRESKQPLEYPSCGSVFKRPPNHFAGKLIQDSGLQGTKIGGAQVSTKHAGFIVNVEDATANDYLSLIKHVQKTVKENFNVELETEVRIIGEE; encoded by the coding sequence ATGAATAAAAATATATTATTAAAAAAATTTCTTGAAATATTGCCTAAAGAAAGTGTAAAAATGGATGAGGCGTTAAATAAATATACGTACACTAAAATTGGTGGAAAGGCTGATTTTTTACTTTTTCCGCTAACATATGAACAATTACAGTCAGCGTATAAATTAGCCCTTACTCAAAATGTGCCAATCACGATATTAGGAAATGGTTCTAATGTGTTGATTAGAGATGGCGGAATTCGTGGAGTTGTATTTAATTTAACTAAACTTGAGGGAATTTCTCTTGCAGGAAATAAAGTGATTGCCCAAAGTGGTGCGGCGATTATCGAAACCTCTAGATTTGCATTAGAGCATTCCTTAACTGGATTGGAATTTGCTTGTGGAATTCCAGGTTCTGTCGGTGGAGCGTTATATATGAATGCGGGAGCTTACGGTGGTGAGGTTGCTGATGTATTGGAATCAGCAAAAGTATTAACGAAAACAGGTGAAATTCAAACTGTAACAAAAGAGGAATTAGAACTTGGCTATCGTACTAGTAGTATTGAAAAAAATGGCTGGGTAGCGTTAGAAGGAACTTTTTCTCTGCAAACAGGAGAGTATGCAGAAATTAAGGCGAAAATGGATGAACTTACTTTCTTGCGTGAATCAAAACAACCGTTAGAATATCCATCATGCGGGAGTGTCTTTAAAAGACCACCTAACCACTTTGCAGGGAAACTAATTCAAGATAGCGGTCTTCAAGGAACGAAAATAGGTGGTGCACAAGTTTCGACGAAACACGCAGGGTTCATTGTGAACGTAGAAGATGCTACAGCTAATGACTATCTATCCTTAATAAAACATGTCCAAAAAACAGTAAAAGAAAACTTTAACGTCGAGCTTGAGACAGAAGTTAGAATTATTGGTGAGGAATAA
- a CDS encoding peptide ABC transporter substrate-binding protein has product MKKIAISFLAMIIIFSLAACTANSDAGKEKAAGETKEKVLNLNNGQEPSSFDPPIGFDSVSWTALNNLMEGLTRLDNNHEPQAAIAEKWDVSEDGKVYTFHLRENANWSNGDPVTAGDFVFAWKRLLNPDTKSPAAFLGYFIEGGEAYANGEGSAEDVKLKAVDEKTLEVTLTAPQAYFLNVITNPAFFPINEKVATENPKWFSEADSFVGNGPFKLTKWEHDSYFEMEKNEKYWDADTVKLDKIHWAMVDDSNTEYQMFQNGELDVSDVPAELSEQLFSEGKVKVEDQAGTYFYRFNVTKEPFTNKNIRKAFALAVDQQQIVDYVTKNQEKPAYGFVSYGYLDNDGNDFRKTNGDLIKTDVEAAKKLLEQGMKEEGYTTLPEVTLTYSTSDTHKAIAEALQAMFKDNLGIDVKLANMEASVFTQEQTALKLQLSRSSFLADYGDPINFLENFQSGLAMNRTGWSNAEYDQLIKEAKNESDEAKRFELMYKAEKLLLDEAPIFPIHFYNYVYLQNDSVTGIVRHPVGYLELKWADKK; this is encoded by the coding sequence ATGAAAAAGATAGCAATCAGTTTTTTGGCTATGATTATAATTTTTTCACTTGCTGCTTGTACAGCCAATAGTGATGCAGGAAAGGAAAAGGCGGCAGGGGAAACGAAAGAAAAGGTATTAAATTTAAACAATGGACAAGAGCCTAGTTCTTTCGATCCGCCAATTGGTTTTGATAGTGTTTCATGGACAGCTTTAAACAATTTAATGGAGGGCTTAACGCGATTGGATAACAATCATGAGCCTCAAGCGGCTATAGCTGAAAAATGGGATGTGTCAGAAGACGGAAAAGTATATACGTTCCATTTAAGAGAGAATGCAAATTGGTCTAATGGAGATCCAGTTACTGCAGGTGATTTTGTCTTTGCTTGGAAACGATTGTTAAATCCAGATACGAAATCGCCAGCTGCTTTCCTTGGTTATTTTATTGAGGGGGGAGAAGCATATGCAAACGGAGAAGGTTCAGCAGAGGATGTAAAACTTAAAGCAGTTGATGAAAAGACGCTTGAAGTTACCTTAACAGCCCCACAAGCTTATTTTCTAAATGTTATCACTAATCCTGCATTTTTTCCGATTAATGAAAAGGTAGCGACAGAAAATCCAAAATGGTTTTCAGAGGCAGACTCATTTGTAGGAAATGGTCCATTTAAATTAACTAAATGGGAGCATGACAGCTATTTTGAAATGGAGAAAAACGAAAAATATTGGGATGCTGATACGGTTAAGTTAGATAAAATACACTGGGCAATGGTGGATGATTCCAATACAGAATATCAAATGTTCCAAAATGGGGAATTGGATGTTTCTGATGTTCCAGCAGAATTAAGTGAGCAGTTATTTAGTGAAGGAAAGGTTAAAGTAGAAGACCAGGCAGGAACGTATTTTTATCGATTTAATGTGACAAAAGAGCCGTTCACAAATAAAAATATTCGTAAGGCTTTTGCTTTAGCTGTTGATCAACAGCAAATCGTCGATTATGTAACAAAAAATCAAGAGAAGCCTGCCTATGGCTTTGTTTCATATGGATACTTGGACAATGACGGGAATGATTTCCGTAAAACGAATGGAGATTTAATAAAGACAGATGTGGAAGCAGCAAAGAAATTGCTTGAACAAGGAATGAAGGAAGAAGGATATACAACTTTGCCAGAAGTGACGCTTACTTATAGTACAAGTGATACACATAAAGCAATAGCGGAAGCCTTACAAGCAATGTTTAAGGATAATCTTGGCATAGACGTCAAGCTTGCCAATATGGAAGCAAGCGTCTTTACGCAAGAACAAACAGCTTTAAAGCTGCAATTATCCAGAAGCTCTTTCCTTGCAGACTATGGAGATCCGATTAACTTTCTTGAAAACTTCCAATCTGGTTTGGCAATGAATAGAACAGGTTGGTCAAATGCGGAATATGATCAATTAATTAAAGAGGCTAAAAATGAATCGGATGAAGCAAAACGCTTTGAATTAATGTATAAAGCAGAAAAATTACTGTTGGATGAGGCACCAATTTTCCCAATTCATTTCTATAACTATGTGTATTTACAAAACGATAGTGTGACGGGAATTGTTCGTCATCCGGTTGGATACCTTGAATTAAAATGGGCAGATAAAAAATAA
- a CDS encoding ABC transporter ATP-binding protein: MDILSTDQLKIGYEDKIIVDDLNLRVKEGEITTIIGPNGCGKSTILKTLARIHKAKAGFIYLDGEMIHKIPTKKIAQRMAVLPQSPDAPNGLTIYDLVSYGRSPHQRGFGRLGEKDKEVINWALEVTGLTELKDQEVDTLSGGQRQRAWIAMAIAQETNLLLLDEPTTYLDMAHQLEVLKLLKKLNEEENRTIVMVIHDLNHAARFSDHMIAMRNGKLMKEGTAEEVMTEEVLKEVFQIDAVVVKDPRTNKPACLSYDLLHQKERELVAFAK, from the coding sequence ATGGACATACTGTCTACAGATCAACTCAAAATTGGATATGAAGATAAAATTATTGTTGATGATTTGAATTTACGTGTAAAGGAAGGGGAAATCACAACCATTATCGGGCCCAATGGCTGTGGGAAGTCCACGATATTAAAGACTCTTGCTCGAATCCATAAAGCAAAGGCAGGGTTTATATATCTAGACGGAGAAATGATACACAAAATTCCTACCAAAAAAATTGCCCAAAGAATGGCAGTGCTTCCTCAATCACCGGACGCACCGAATGGATTAACGATTTATGATTTAGTTTCCTATGGTCGTTCCCCTCATCAAAGAGGATTTGGGCGATTAGGAGAGAAAGATAAAGAAGTGATAAATTGGGCATTAGAAGTAACGGGTTTAACAGAGCTGAAGGATCAAGAAGTTGATACATTATCAGGTGGTCAGCGTCAAAGAGCGTGGATTGCGATGGCGATTGCGCAGGAAACAAATCTTCTGTTATTAGATGAACCGACAACGTATTTGGATATGGCTCATCAATTGGAAGTACTGAAATTGTTAAAGAAATTGAATGAAGAAGAAAATCGAACAATTGTGATGGTTATTCATGATCTGAACCATGCAGCAAGATTTTCTGATCATATGATCGCAATGAGAAATGGTAAATTGATGAAAGAGGGAACAGCGGAAGAGGTAATGACAGAAGAGGTTCTAAAAGAAGTTTTCCAAATAGATGCTGTTGTCGTAAAGGACCCTAGAACGAATAAGCCTGCTTGCCTCTCTTACGACTTATTACACCAAAAGGAAAGAGAATTAGTAGCATTTGCTAAGTAA
- a CDS encoding VanZ family protein codes for MKGLRLSVHVLKSGIFVIIFLFLFITLWSISGVQLRLNFPFILILAVPLWVYFRLQRKNERNSVIFSKEILPNLFFFYLLTVAYVTLAPFHFTPPTITEGKMNITPYVQILYQYKYKPPFFWMLYTLGNIILFIPFGFILPMLYKKHFQALITIGLAILCSLSIELIQFFFTVDRTADIDDFILNVFGAIIGYLLYLLMRLFLRKIDLK; via the coding sequence ATGAAAGGACTTCGATTATCTGTGCATGTATTAAAAAGTGGAATCTTTGTTATCATTTTTCTCTTTCTATTTATTACATTATGGTCGATAAGTGGAGTTCAATTGCGACTAAATTTTCCTTTTATTCTTATCCTGGCCGTGCCGTTATGGGTCTATTTCCGACTTCAACGAAAGAACGAAAGAAATTCAGTCATTTTTTCTAAAGAGATTCTGCCCAATCTATTTTTCTTTTATTTGCTGACTGTTGCTTATGTGACTTTAGCTCCTTTTCACTTCACTCCACCAACCATAACGGAAGGAAAAATGAATATTACACCATATGTTCAAATTTTGTATCAATATAAATATAAGCCGCCTTTCTTTTGGATGTTATACACTTTAGGCAACATCATCTTGTTTATTCCCTTTGGTTTTATACTGCCTATGTTATATAAAAAACATTTTCAAGCATTGATCACAATAGGACTTGCTATCCTCTGCTCTCTTTCCATTGAACTAATCCAATTTTTCTTTACTGTTGATCGAACTGCAGATATAGATGATTTCATTCTTAATGTCTTTGGTGCGATAATAGGATATCTTCTCTATCTATTAATGCGGTTATTTTTGCGGAAAATAGATTTAAAATAA
- a CDS encoding ABC transporter ATP-binding protein has product MTAILEIRNLHVSFASYGGEVKAVRGVNFSLQKGETLAIVGESGCGKSVTSQTIMRLIPSPPGRITDGSILYKGMDLTKLKDEDMRKIRGADISMIFQDPMTALNPTLTIGDQIMEGIKQHKQISKAEAKDKAIEMLTLVGIPNPEMRLKQYPHQFSGGMRQRIVIAMALICEPEILIADEPTTALDVTIQAQILDLFREIQQKREVSIILITHDLGVVAQVADRVAVMYAGKIVEMGNRRDIFYSPQHPYTKGLLNSVPRLDQEGELVPIDGTPPDLFSPPKGCSFTARCPYAMEVCKRVYPSKSNLSAQHQVNCWLQDERARRVLHTI; this is encoded by the coding sequence ATGACGGCAATACTAGAAATCCGTAATCTACATGTTTCTTTTGCGTCTTATGGAGGAGAGGTAAAAGCGGTAAGAGGAGTAAATTTTTCGTTGCAAAAGGGGGAAACTTTAGCCATTGTTGGAGAATCTGGCTGTGGAAAAAGTGTTACATCGCAAACGATTATGCGATTAATTCCGAGTCCGCCAGGAAGAATTACAGATGGCTCTATTTTATATAAAGGGATGGATCTCACCAAGCTGAAAGATGAAGACATGAGAAAAATTCGCGGTGCCGATATCTCTATGATTTTCCAAGACCCAATGACAGCTTTAAATCCTACGCTGACGATTGGAGATCAGATTATGGAAGGGATTAAACAGCACAAGCAGATTTCCAAAGCAGAAGCAAAAGATAAGGCGATTGAAATGCTTACATTAGTTGGCATCCCTAATCCCGAAATGCGATTGAAACAATATCCTCACCAATTTAGCGGAGGGATGAGACAGCGAATAGTGATCGCGATGGCATTGATTTGTGAACCAGAGATTTTAATTGCAGATGAGCCTACAACAGCTTTAGATGTAACAATCCAAGCGCAGATTTTGGATTTATTCCGAGAGATTCAACAAAAAAGAGAAGTATCCATTATTCTAATCACACATGATTTAGGGGTAGTTGCTCAAGTAGCTGATCGTGTAGCGGTTATGTACGCAGGAAAAATAGTGGAGATGGGCAATAGAAGAGATATTTTCTATTCTCCCCAGCATCCATATACAAAGGGTCTGCTAAATTCTGTCCCGAGATTGGATCAGGAAGGTGAGCTGGTGCCAATAGACGGAACTCCTCCAGATTTATTTTCTCCGCCAAAAGGCTGCTCTTTTACGGCAAGGTGCCCGTATGCAATGGAGGTGTGCAAAAGAGTATACCCGTCAAAAAGTAATTTGAGTGCTCAACATCAAGTCAATTGCTGGCTGCAGGATGAGCGGGCAAGACGGGTATTGCACACGATTTAA
- a CDS encoding serine hydrolase, translating to MNMEKLSKRIDKIVQEYEGEGHLGIAIEWKEQSFLLNENDIFPSASLIKLPVLIEGFMQSSSGILDLEDLVKVNSLQKTGGAGIVQYMSPQSRLSIRDLLTLMIIVSDNMATNYLIERLGMDNVNKRCQQIGMSSTILQRKMMDREARERKIENYTSPQDILRCLKSIYNDKNQSEKTILDHQQLLDKLPYYHRENSGIRIANKTGELDKVEHDCAIIEHEDETIFIAVLTDQLTANQKGKEIIQLIGASIFECLYDKKV from the coding sequence ATGAATATGGAGAAATTAAGCAAGCGCATAGATAAAATTGTGCAGGAATATGAGGGAGAAGGTCATTTAGGGATAGCGATTGAATGGAAGGAGCAGAGTTTTCTTCTAAATGAAAACGACATTTTTCCAAGTGCTAGTCTCATTAAATTACCAGTTTTGATTGAAGGCTTTATGCAGAGCTCAAGTGGAATATTAGATTTGGAGGATTTAGTAAAGGTTAATAGCCTCCAAAAAACAGGGGGAGCGGGTATTGTTCAATACATGTCTCCGCAAAGTCGTTTATCGATTCGCGATTTACTTACTTTAATGATAATTGTTTCGGATAATATGGCAACCAATTATTTGATTGAGCGACTTGGTATGGACAATGTGAATAAAAGGTGTCAACAGATTGGGATGTCATCAACCATTCTGCAGCGAAAAATGATGGATCGAGAAGCGCGAGAAAGAAAAATCGAAAACTATACCTCTCCTCAAGATATTCTCCGATGTTTAAAGTCGATTTATAACGATAAAAATCAGAGTGAGAAGACAATCTTAGATCATCAACAACTTCTTGATAAACTGCCGTATTACCACAGAGAGAATAGTGGTATTAGAATTGCTAATAAAACGGGAGAATTGGATAAGGTGGAACACGATTGTGCCATCATAGAGCACGAGGATGAAACGATCTTTATTGCGGTTTTAACAGATCAGCTTACAGCTAATCAGAAGGGGAAAGAAATAATCCAATTAATTGGAGCCAGTATTTTTGAATGTCTATATGATAAAAAAGTCTGA
- a CDS encoding C40 family peptidase, giving the protein MTKYDVRIVDVPVATLWTTEYSAREIDAGAIDNPCDIKSWIASLDYEKGLELCTENLVQSQALYGQEVYVLDEKGDWAYVALPNQATRKNQLGYPGWIPKKQLVKKEGYSLQSGPIAVVEAFAAELCNRNKDVILPLSFQTRLPLKKQEGEWVQVSTPSGEGWIRAADVVVYPSFQDVRKGTGKDIVNQGERFLKLDYLWGGMSSFGYDCSGFSYSMCLANGYLIPRDASEQAEAGKKIPLKEIEPGDLLFFAYEEGQGYIHHVGIYYGENKLLHSPKTGKTIEIIPLENTIYEKELCVARRYWE; this is encoded by the coding sequence ATGACGAAATATGATGTGAGAATAGTGGATGTTCCTGTTGCTACCCTCTGGACAACTGAATATTCAGCCAGAGAAATAGACGCAGGGGCAATTGATAATCCGTGTGACATAAAGAGCTGGATTGCGAGTCTTGATTATGAAAAAGGACTAGAGCTTTGTACAGAGAACTTAGTACAATCACAAGCATTGTATGGGCAAGAGGTATATGTATTGGATGAAAAAGGCGACTGGGCATATGTAGCATTGCCCAATCAAGCAACTCGGAAAAATCAGCTTGGCTACCCGGGATGGATACCTAAAAAACAATTGGTGAAAAAGGAAGGTTATTCTTTACAAAGTGGACCGATTGCAGTGGTTGAAGCATTTGCAGCAGAGTTATGCAATCGCAATAAAGATGTGATATTGCCATTATCCTTTCAAACGAGACTCCCGCTAAAAAAACAAGAAGGAGAATGGGTTCAAGTGTCGACACCTTCTGGGGAAGGGTGGATTAGAGCAGCGGATGTAGTCGTTTATCCCTCTTTTCAAGATGTCCGCAAAGGAACAGGGAAAGATATAGTAAACCAAGGGGAGCGATTTTTGAAACTAGACTATTTATGGGGCGGCATGAGTTCGTTCGGTTATGATTGCTCTGGTTTCAGTTACAGTATGTGCTTAGCAAATGGGTATTTGATACCGAGAGATGCCAGTGAGCAAGCAGAGGCAGGGAAAAAAATCCCTTTAAAGGAAATTGAGCCAGGAGATTTATTGTTTTTTGCTTACGAGGAAGGGCAAGGGTATATCCACCATGTAGGTATTTATTATGGAGAAAATAAATTGCTTCATTCCCCAAAAACAGGAAAGACAATCGAAATTATTCCTTTAGAAAATACAATCTATGAAAAAGAATTATGTGTAGCAAGAAGATATTGGGAATAA
- a CDS encoding aldo/keto reductase, which yields MHVTKLGYGANSVGGHNLFPNLNDETGKNVVRNALDAGIDFLDTAYVYGLGRSEELIGEVLKERGNRQDIVLASKAAHKLVDGKIELDNSREFLRKAVEDSLKRLQTDYIDLFYVHFPDGVTPMAEVAGTLKELKDEGKILAVGASNLDAEQIKEFNQDGYLEVFQAEYSLFKRQAEEIYLPYCVENNISFIPYFPLASGLLTGKYSKDSIISGGKENNPLFQGEVFVRNVEKVDQLKQMAESKGFDATHFALAWLLEQPAVDVIIPGAKSTEQLKNNLRTLDVSLTEEEVKKISEIFA from the coding sequence ATGCATGTTACGAAGCTAGGATATGGTGCAAACTCTGTCGGTGGTCATAATTTATTTCCAAATTTAAATGATGAAACAGGAAAAAATGTCGTAAGAAATGCGTTGGATGCTGGGATTGATTTTCTTGATACAGCTTATGTATACGGATTAGGGAGATCAGAGGAATTAATTGGAGAGGTGCTGAAGGAAAGAGGCAACCGCCAAGATATCGTTCTGGCAAGCAAAGCTGCTCATAAATTAGTAGATGGCAAAATTGAACTTGATAATAGCAGAGAATTTTTACGTAAAGCGGTAGAAGATAGTTTAAAGCGTCTGCAAACAGATTATATTGATTTATTTTATGTTCACTTTCCAGATGGAGTTACTCCTATGGCTGAGGTAGCAGGAACATTAAAAGAATTAAAGGATGAAGGAAAGATTCTTGCAGTTGGTGCTTCGAATTTAGATGCTGAACAAATAAAAGAATTTAACCAAGATGGTTATTTAGAGGTATTCCAAGCAGAGTATTCTTTATTTAAAAGACAAGCAGAGGAAATATATTTACCATATTGTGTAGAAAACAATATTAGCTTTATTCCGTATTTTCCATTAGCTTCTGGATTATTAACCGGGAAGTATTCGAAGGATTCGATCATCAGCGGCGGAAAAGAAAATAATCCACTTTTCCAAGGAGAAGTATTTGTTCGCAATGTAGAAAAGGTGGATCAATTAAAGCAAATGGCTGAATCTAAAGGCTTTGATGCAACACATTTTGCACTAGCGTGGCTGTTAGAGCAGCCTGCGGTTGATGTAATCATTCCAGGGGCGAAATCAACTGAACAGCTTAAGAATAATCTTCGAACATTGGACGTATCATTAACAGAAGAAGAAGTGAAGAAAATTAGTGAGATATTTGCATAA
- a CDS encoding S66 peptidase family protein: MIKPERLKKGDTIAVIAPASPPSSDTLQKGIHYLEEELGLKVKVGQHVYDQYGYLAGEDEARLVDLENAFLDQEVKGIFCACGGYGTARLAGQINYSIIAQNPKIFWGYSDITFLHTAIFNRTGLVTFHGPMLSSDIGMEDCHPLSKALLKQLFQPQEMMYTEEYSNLDILVEGKAAGQITGGNLSLITSSIGTSFEIDTKAKILLIEDINEEPRSIDRMLNQLQQAGKLTDAAGIIIGDFHQCLPKRDKSLVLDEVIDHYIQKAGKPTMKGFKIGHCSPHISIPLGVNAEINTNEKVLMIDSGVE, from the coding sequence GTGATAAAGCCGGAACGTTTAAAAAAAGGAGATACCATTGCCGTTATTGCTCCAGCTAGTCCGCCATCGTCCGACACTTTACAGAAAGGTATCCATTATTTAGAAGAGGAATTAGGGTTAAAAGTAAAGGTTGGACAACATGTTTACGATCAATACGGTTATTTAGCAGGAGAAGATGAAGCTAGATTAGTAGATTTAGAAAATGCGTTTTTAGATCAAGAAGTAAAGGGGATTTTCTGTGCCTGTGGAGGATATGGAACCGCTAGATTAGCAGGTCAAATTAACTATTCCATCATTGCTCAAAATCCGAAGATATTTTGGGGCTACAGTGATATAACGTTTCTGCATACTGCAATCTTTAATAGAACAGGATTGGTTACTTTTCATGGTCCGATGCTTTCATCGGATATTGGAATGGAAGACTGTCATCCTTTATCGAAAGCTCTATTAAAACAATTATTTCAACCGCAGGAAATGATGTATACAGAAGAATACTCGAACTTGGATATTTTAGTAGAAGGAAAGGCCGCAGGACAGATAACAGGAGGAAACCTTTCTCTTATCACAAGTTCAATCGGTACTTCTTTTGAAATAGATACTAAAGCAAAAATTCTACTGATAGAAGATATAAATGAAGAGCCGCGATCAATAGACCGAATGCTTAATCAATTACAGCAAGCTGGAAAGCTGACAGATGCTGCCGGAATTATTATTGGTGATTTTCATCAATGTCTTCCCAAAAGAGACAAGTCGCTTGTGTTAGACGAAGTGATTGACCACTATATTCAAAAAGCGGGGAAACCAACCATGAAGGGATTTAAAATAGGACATTGTTCGCCACATATATCAATTCCGCTAGGGGTTAATGCGGAAATAAATACGAATGAAAAAGTACTAATGATTGATAGCGGCGTGGAATAA